A window of the Juglans microcarpa x Juglans regia isolate MS1-56 chromosome 5D, Jm3101_v1.0, whole genome shotgun sequence genome harbors these coding sequences:
- the LOC121264008 gene encoding laccase-7-like produces MNMARLAVLLACTLVALLSSSMASAAIVEHSFNVQNLTVRRLCNEQVITAVNGRLPGPTIRVREGDILVVHVFNKSPYNMTIHWHGVFQLLSGWADGPEYVTQCPIRPGNSYTYKFKITGQEGTLWWHAHSSWLRATVHGALIIHPRSGRSYPFPKPHKEFPILLGEWWNANVVDVENQGLATGGAPANSDAYTINGKPGDLYQCSQNKTYKLTVVQGKTYMLRIINAALNNQLFFKIANHNMTVVAIDASYTKHYVTDVVIVAPGQTTDVLVVANQPVGSYYMAASPYASAQGVDFDNTTTRGIIVYEGAPTSAAPLMPTQPAFNDTPTAHKFFTNLTGLAGGPHWVPVPRQVDEYMFVTFGINLAPCEVNGTCGGPLEQRLSASMNNVSFVFPSNSTVSMLQAFFFDVSGVYTKDFPSNPPVKFDYTNSNISLDESLIYAPKATKLKKLKYNSTVEMVLQNTAFVAVENHPIHLHGFNFHILAQGFGNYDPINDPKKFNFDDPQIRNTIGVPVGGWAVIRFQANNPGVWLAHCHLDVHLPWGLAMGFEVENGPTPSTTLPPPPADLPQC; encoded by the exons aTGAACATGGCACGTTTAGCAGTTTTGCTAGCATGCACTTTAGTAGCTCTTCTATCATCCTCAATGGCTTCCGCAGCTATAGTAGAACATTCATTCAAT GTTCAAAACCTCACCGTCCGGCGGCTGTGCAATGAGCAAGTTATTACTGCAGTGAATGGACGCCTCCCTGGCCCGACAATACGTGTTCGAGAGGGGGATATCCTTGTCGTCCACGTATTCAATAAATCACCCTATAACATGACTATTCATTG GCATGGTGTGTTCCAGTTACTGAGTGGCTGGGCAGACGGGCCGGAATATGTAACTCAGTGCCCAATACGTCCTGGAAACAGTTACACATACAAATTCAAGATCACCGGACAGGAGGGGACCCTTTGGTGGCATGCTCACTCATCTTGGCTCCGTGCAACAGTTCATGGTGCACTCATCATCCACCCCAGATCCGGTCGATCATACCCTTTCCCTAAACCCCACAAGGAATTTCCCATCTTATTAG GAGAGTGGTGGAATGCAAATGTCGTCGACGTTGAGAACCAGGGACTTGCTACCGGCGGTGCTCCGGCCAACTCCGACGCTTACACAATCAATGGAAAGCCCGGCGATCTTTACCAATGCTCCCAAAATA AAACATATAAACTTACGGTGGTGCAAGGAAAGACCTACATGCTACGTATCATCAATGCTGCACTCAATAACCAGCTCTTCTTCAAGATAGCAAATCACAATATGACAGTTGTCGCCATAGATGCCTCTTACACGAAACATTACGTCACTGACGTCGTTATTGTTGCCCCCGGACAGACCACCGACGTTCTTGTCGTGGCTAACCAGCCCGTTGGGTCTTACTACATGGCTGCAAGTCCGTACGCAAGCGCTCAAGGTGTGGATTTCGACAACACAACCACCAGGGGAATCATCGTCTATGAGGGTGCCCCAACGTCAGCTGCTCCGTTGATGCCGACCCAACCGGCCTTCAACGACACGCCCACGGCCCACAAGTTCTTCACCAACCTTACAGGACTAGCCGGCGGGCCCCATTGGGTCCCAGTGCCACGTCAAGTGGACGAGTATATGTTCGTGACCTTTGGGATCAATCTCGCACCGTGTGAAGTCAACGGCACTTGTGGTGGTCCACTCGAGCAGCGACTCTCTGCGAGCATGAACAACGTATCGTTTGTGTTTCCCAGCAATAGCACTGTGTCCATGCTGCAAGCATTCTTCTTCGATGTGAGTGGGGTCTACACCAAAGACTTTCCGAGCAACCCTCCGGTGAAGTTTGACTACACAAACTCCAACATCAGCCTGGATGAGTCGTTGATATACGCACCAAAGGCAACCAAGTTGAAGAAATTGAAGTACAATTCAACGGTGGAGATGGTTTTGCAAAACACAGCGTTTGTTGCGGTGGAAAATCATCCTATACACCTTCATGGGTTCAATTTCCATATTTTGGCTCAAGGATTTGGTAATTATGACCCCATTAATGACCCCAAGAAGTTCAACTTCGATGATCCACAAATACGTAACACCATCGGCGTTCCTGTTGGTGGATGGGCTGTCATTAGATTCCAAGCAAATAATCCag gtgtATGGCTGGCACATTGCCATCTGGACGTGCACTTGCCGTGGGGACTGGCAATGGGTTTCGAGGTTGAGAATGGACCAACTCCATCGACTACGCTGCCTCCACCACCAGCCGATCTACCACAATGCTAG